One part of the Glycine soja cultivar W05 chromosome 11, ASM419377v2, whole genome shotgun sequence genome encodes these proteins:
- the LOC114373190 gene encoding protein MAIN-LIKE 2-like, whose product MINELITSYYHTIPEPEPQIISLLSCTEFQHIVLIKQCKIDPALITALVERWRHETHTFHLPWGECTITLEDVALQLGIRVDGRVVVGPSFLHWDELCHELLAEFSPENARKGAALKLTWLLSMLRAPLPEEPTTHLLQCKCRAYIMYMIGSALIPSKSGNRVHLMYLNLLRDLNNTKKYSWGSACLANLYRELCRASSEVGKSMSGCVILLQSWAWYHMPFIAPRVPRPKTTFSLAKRWSGGRLEYRATPHDELVGYRSRINHMESREV is encoded by the exons ATGATTAATGAGTTAATCACTTCCTATTACCATACAATACCTGAACCAGAACCAcaaattatatcattattatcgTGTACCGAGTTCCAACATATTGTCCTAATCAAACAGTGTAAAATTGATCCTGCATTGATCACTGCATTGGTTGAACGATGGAGGCATGAAACACATACCTTTCACCTGCCATGGGGAGAGTGCACCATCACACTCGAAGATGTTGCACTTCAACTAGGCATTAGAGTCGATGGTCGTGTTGTGGTTGGACCTAGCTTCTTACATTGGGATGAGTTATGCCACGAGTTACTAGCGGAATTCTCTCCCGAAAATGCACGTAAAGGAGCCGCACTGAAGCTGACATGGTTGCTAAGCATGTTGCGTGCACCATTGCCCGAAGAACCAACAACGCACTTACTACAATGCAAGTGTAGAGCTTACATAATGTACATGATTGGCAGTGCTTTAATTCCTAGTAAATCTGGAAATAGAGTTCATTTAATGTATTTGAACCTACTACGTGATTTGAACAACACTAAAAAATATAGTTGGGGTTCGGCTTGTTTAGCAAACCTGTATAGAGAACTATGTCGAGCATCATCGGAGGTTGGTAAATCTATGAGTGGTTGTGTCATACTATTGCAGTCATGGGCTTGGTACCACATGCCTTTTATTGCACCAAGAGTCCCACGACCCAAAACAACTTTTTCACTGGCTAAAAG ATGGAGTGGTGGTAGATTAGAATATAGGGCCACACCGCATGATGAATTAGTCGGATATAGGTCTCGTATAAATCATATGGAGAGCCGTGAGGTATAA